Proteins found in one Triticum urartu cultivar G1812 chromosome 4, Tu2.1, whole genome shotgun sequence genomic segment:
- the LOC125554641 gene encoding elongation factor Tu, mitochondrial-like, whose product MDMDVSVSIFEIALIDPSSQICLAVSSAQRIIFLLRYMCRWCANLVVKTYKKSEVEIYVLVKDEGGRHTAFFSNYSPQFYFRTADIRGKIELPPDVKMVMPGDNVTAIVELMLPVPLEPGLRFALREGGGTDGAGVIAEVMS is encoded by the exons ATGGATATGGATGTTTCTGTGTCGATTTTTG AAATCGCACTAATCGACCCCAGCTCACAGATTTGCCTTGCTGTTTCATCTGCTCAGAGGATCATCTTTCTGTTGAG GTATATGTGCAG GTGGTGTGCAAACCTGGTAGTAAAGACCTACAAAAAGTCTGAGGTGGAAATTTACGTCCTTGTGAAGGATGAAGGTGGTCGCCACACTGCCTTCTTCTCAAACTACAGCCCACAGTTCTACTTCAGGACAGCTGACATCCGTGGGAAAATCGAGTTGCCTCCGGACGTGAAGATGGTTATGCCTGGTGACAACGTAACTGCAATCGTCGAGTTGATGTTGCCTGTTCCACTCGAACCAG GGCTAAGATTTGCGCTCAGGGAAGGAGGGGGGACTGATGGTGCCGGAGTCATTGCTGAAGTCATGAGCTAA